The proteins below are encoded in one region of Myxococcales bacterium:
- a CDS encoding FIST C-terminal domain-containing protein encodes MKTASGYSTASEAAHAAREAYEQIYNNLGEAPQLLIVNCTSVIDTQAFSIMLKELAPNSAIHGNTSCLGVMTEQGFHGEDGVAVGLFGVLDHDGAYGSGAAFIDVDVVSATREALEQALQQAQRPGMLPAMVWVSSTPGDEEMVLDSLAEILGPDVPVTGGSAADNTVNGEWKLFCNGRCYDRAVVVSVLFPSTELLFAFHSGYTPTNRKGKVTRAEGRTIFEIDGRAAAEVYDEWTEGALTEHLTVPGNILAHTTLHPLGRAVSSIAGIENYHLSHPDTLLNNGVLSVFSEISVGDELVLMRGTKDSLAERAGRVAGAALKNHGAVVEQVAGALVIYCAGCMLTVRDRMDEVVDSICTELKEAPFLGAFTFGEQGCFAGCGNRHGNLMISVLVFTQ; translated from the coding sequence ATGAAAACAGCATCGGGATATTCGACAGCCTCAGAAGCAGCTCACGCAGCTCGCGAAGCCTATGAACAGATTTATAATAATTTAGGGGAAGCTCCACAACTGCTTATCGTAAACTGCACCTCTGTCATAGATACACAAGCATTTTCCATCATGCTTAAAGAGTTGGCTCCCAATAGTGCAATACATGGCAACACTTCCTGTCTTGGTGTGATGACAGAGCAAGGTTTCCACGGCGAGGATGGTGTAGCGGTCGGACTGTTTGGAGTGCTTGATCACGACGGCGCGTATGGTAGTGGCGCAGCTTTCATTGATGTTGATGTCGTGAGCGCAACCCGCGAGGCGCTAGAGCAAGCGCTACAGCAAGCGCAGCGTCCAGGCATGCTTCCTGCGATGGTTTGGGTATCATCGACGCCTGGGGACGAAGAAATGGTGCTCGATAGTCTGGCTGAGATTTTAGGCCCAGATGTTCCAGTAACTGGAGGAAGCGCCGCTGACAATACAGTTAATGGAGAGTGGAAACTTTTTTGCAATGGTCGCTGTTACGATCGGGCCGTTGTAGTTTCAGTGTTATTTCCAAGCACTGAACTACTTTTTGCTTTTCATAGTGGATATACTCCAACCAATCGTAAAGGTAAGGTGACTCGAGCCGAGGGTCGTACTATTTTTGAAATCGATGGAAGAGCAGCGGCAGAAGTATATGACGAATGGACAGAAGGAGCACTTACAGAGCATCTAACTGTGCCAGGAAATATTCTTGCCCATACGACTCTGCACCCACTGGGACGAGCGGTAAGCAGTATTGCCGGTATTGAAAATTATCATCTCTCGCATCCTGATACTTTGCTAAACAACGGTGTGCTTAGTGTCTTTTCAGAAATAAGCGTTGGTGACGAGCTTGTGCTGATGAGAGGCACCAAAGATAGCCTTGCCGAACGAGCCGGGCGTGTCGCCGGCGCTGCTTTGAAAAACCACGGTGCTGTCGTCGAGCAGGTTGCAGGAGCATTAGTCATCTATTGCGCGGGATGCATGCTAACCGTTCGAGATCGTATGGACGAGGTCGTTGATAGTATTTGTACCGAACTTAAGGAGGCCCCTTTTTTGGGTGCGTTTACTTTTGGTGAACAAGGATGTTTTGCAGGCTGTGGAAATCGACACGGCAATCTCATGATCTCTGTTTTGGTGTTTACCCAATGA
- a CDS encoding DUF2892 domain-containing protein → MNVDRMVFRIAGVFILASVSLAYLHNIAWLAVTAFVGLNMLQASFTGFCPLAMILKKVGLKPGNAF, encoded by the coding sequence ATGAATGTAGATCGAATGGTATTTAGAATCGCCGGAGTGTTTATCCTCGCAAGCGTTAGTCTCGCGTACCTGCACAACATCGCATGGCTAGCTGTTACAGCCTTCGTCGGCCTCAACATGCTCCAAGCCTCCTTCACTGGTTTCTGCCCCCTCGCCATGATCCTCAAAAAGGTCGGCCTCAAACCCGGCAATGCCTTTTAA
- a CDS encoding outer membrane lipoprotein-sorting protein, which produces MLVILAAISLFTANAFAKDLSDAAAIVERANLAQYYAGKDGRAQIRMKIVDAQQRSRLRQFTVLRSEKKDGGDQFYLVVFEKPADVRNTTFLVKKHPQKDDDRWLYMPGLDLVKRISAGDKRTSFVGSNFFYEDISGRHHTEDTHKLKETNDQYYVIESTPKNRTGVEFAKYTLWVDKSTFLPSKIEYTNKQGKVYRRIETAQTKNIQGNPTITRLKVTDLESGAYTMSEIRNTKYDLGIPENIYTEASLRNPPSNWLK; this is translated from the coding sequence ATTTTAGTGATTCTCGCTGCGATTAGCCTCTTTACAGCTAATGCCTTCGCAAAGGATCTTAGCGACGCTGCTGCGATTGTTGAGCGTGCCAACCTTGCTCAATACTACGCGGGCAAAGATGGCCGCGCACAAATCCGCATGAAGATAGTCGATGCGCAACAACGTTCACGCTTGCGTCAGTTTACCGTGCTTCGCTCAGAAAAAAAGGACGGAGGCGATCAGTTCTATTTAGTGGTCTTTGAAAAACCAGCAGATGTTCGCAACACAACCTTTCTTGTGAAGAAGCATCCTCAAAAGGACGATGACCGATGGCTTTACATGCCGGGTCTTGATCTTGTGAAGCGCATTTCGGCTGGTGACAAACGAACCAGTTTTGTGGGTTCCAATTTCTTCTATGAAGATATCTCAGGCCGCCATCACACCGAAGATACGCATAAACTCAAGGAAACGAACGATCAATACTACGTCATTGAAAGTACTCCTAAGAATCGCACAGGTGTTGAGTTTGCAAAGTACACACTGTGGGTTGATAAGAGTACGTTTTTGCCATCTAAAATTGAGTACACCAACAAGCAAGGCAAGGTCTACCGGCGCATTGAGACAGCTCAGACGAAAAATATTCAGGGCAATCCAACTATCACACGCTTGAAAGTCACCGACCTTGAGAGTGGGGCGTACACGATGAGCGAGATTCGGAACACCAAGTATGATCTTGGTATACCCGAGAACATCTACACCGAAGCTTCATTACGAAACCCACCGAGCAACTGGCTCAAATAA
- a CDS encoding MMPL family transporter: MRQRLIDFALNRPRIVFTFVVVATLGLASFIPKIHIDTDPENMLSPEEPARIFHDHAKKEFALHDMLVVGVVNSKDPDGVFNPKSLKKIHKLNEAVKTIDGVIAEDVVGLSTVDNIEQEGPGTIRFEWLMREVPTDRAAALAVRDAALRLPSLRGTVVSEDGKSVAIYVPIEAKDQSHRISTEIQKIVAGFDPGDDFHITGLPVAEDTFGVEMFTQMGVSAPLAALVIFLLLWFFFRSIPLILSPMIIAFATVLMTMGTLIGMGFTVHIMSSMIPIFLMPIAVVDSVHILSEFVDLYPKRGDRRATIAEIVRHLFAPMLYTSLTSAAGFFSLAFTPIPPVRVFGIFVASGILLAFILTIVFVPAYVVSLSDKSLQALLASSEKRREGGLLGKFIESVGRQSLRYSKLVILAAVAVVGISAYGITKVNINDNPVRWFQDGHRLRVADAVLNEHLSGTYPAFLIFEQSDEQNDALLKKGDALVKQDKANTEAVKLWENAKTAAKTKVSKHDITFTAALIEEVETLASDDAGASSELWYDLVDNLETSQSESKVFQDPQTLAYLERLQKAAEKSPHVGKTISLADVVKTVYRELKSGKDADYRIPETSNGVAQTLLQYESSHRPQDLWHMVNPELRHSAVWFQLKSGDNQDMAEVKEQMDDYLAANPPPHGLKAQWAGLTYINVVWQDKMVGGMLKSLMGSFVMVFLMMIVLFRSFIYGLLSMVPLTITILFTYGFIGFAGKDYDMPVAVLSSLTLGLSVDFAIHFLERSRDIHGEFGDWKKTMALMFKEPGRAIARNAIVIAIGFLPLLAAPLVPYKTVGVLMAAIMAVSSVVTIVVLPAIMSHLTRWLGKNPSKAANVNLSPSGVSLGTSK, from the coding sequence ATGAGACAGCGTTTGATTGATTTTGCCCTGAACCGCCCACGGATTGTGTTCACCTTCGTTGTGGTTGCCACCCTTGGTTTGGCTTCGTTTATTCCTAAGATTCATATCGATACGGACCCGGAGAACATGCTCTCCCCCGAAGAGCCAGCGCGAATTTTTCACGATCACGCGAAAAAGGAATTTGCTTTGCACGACATGTTGGTGGTCGGTGTCGTCAATAGCAAAGATCCTGACGGAGTATTCAATCCCAAATCTTTGAAAAAGATTCACAAGCTTAATGAAGCCGTCAAGACGATTGATGGTGTCATTGCCGAAGACGTAGTCGGCCTTTCGACGGTTGACAATATCGAGCAAGAAGGTCCTGGAACGATTCGCTTCGAATGGCTCATGCGGGAAGTTCCGACAGACCGGGCTGCAGCGTTAGCTGTCCGAGATGCTGCGCTTCGATTGCCATCCTTGCGAGGCACGGTCGTCTCAGAAGACGGCAAAAGTGTCGCCATCTACGTACCTATTGAAGCCAAAGATCAAAGTCATCGCATTTCCACCGAGATTCAAAAAATCGTTGCAGGTTTTGACCCTGGCGATGACTTTCACATTACGGGTCTGCCTGTCGCGGAAGATACTTTTGGTGTGGAGATGTTTACGCAAATGGGCGTTTCCGCTCCCTTGGCCGCGCTTGTCATCTTTCTTTTGCTGTGGTTTTTCTTCCGTTCCATTCCCCTCATTCTTTCTCCCATGATCATTGCTTTCGCTACGGTGCTGATGACCATGGGTACCTTGATTGGCATGGGTTTCACTGTGCACATCATGAGCTCGATGATTCCGATTTTCTTGATGCCTATTGCGGTGGTGGACTCGGTTCATATTCTTTCCGAGTTTGTTGACCTTTATCCAAAACGTGGCGACCGGCGGGCGACGATTGCTGAAATCGTGCGGCACCTGTTTGCCCCGATGCTCTATACATCGCTTACTTCAGCGGCTGGCTTCTTTTCTCTTGCCTTCACACCGATTCCTCCAGTTCGCGTATTTGGTATCTTTGTTGCGTCCGGCATTTTGTTGGCGTTCATCCTTACGATTGTATTTGTGCCAGCCTATGTAGTGAGTCTCTCGGACAAAAGTTTGCAGGCACTCCTCGCGAGCAGTGAAAAGCGTCGCGAAGGCGGCTTGCTTGGCAAATTCATCGAGTCTGTTGGCAGGCAGAGCTTACGTTATTCCAAGCTAGTGATTCTTGCCGCTGTCGCGGTTGTTGGTATCAGCGCCTACGGCATCACGAAGGTCAATATTAACGATAACCCAGTTCGATGGTTTCAAGATGGCCACCGCTTACGCGTGGCGGATGCAGTGTTAAATGAGCATCTCTCTGGGACCTATCCTGCTTTCCTTATCTTCGAGCAAAGCGACGAGCAAAACGATGCGCTCCTCAAAAAAGGTGATGCGCTGGTGAAGCAAGATAAAGCCAATACCGAGGCCGTAAAGCTTTGGGAAAATGCGAAGACAGCCGCCAAAACAAAAGTGTCGAAACATGACATCACCTTCACGGCAGCATTGATTGAAGAAGTCGAAACGCTCGCAAGTGATGATGCCGGTGCATCGTCTGAGCTTTGGTATGATCTTGTAGACAATCTTGAGACGTCTCAAAGCGAATCCAAAGTATTCCAAGATCCGCAGACCCTTGCCTATCTAGAGCGCCTGCAAAAAGCCGCTGAAAAGTCGCCACATGTTGGCAAGACCATTTCGCTTGCCGATGTCGTCAAAACCGTTTACCGCGAACTTAAAAGCGGCAAAGACGCGGATTACCGCATTCCTGAAACGTCAAACGGGGTAGCCCAAACCTTATTGCAGTATGAGTCATCGCACAGACCTCAAGACCTTTGGCATATGGTCAATCCTGAGCTTCGACATAGTGCGGTTTGGTTTCAGCTCAAGAGTGGCGATAACCAAGACATGGCTGAAGTCAAAGAGCAGATGGACGATTACCTTGCGGCCAATCCTCCGCCACATGGCCTCAAAGCACAATGGGCAGGTCTCACGTACATCAATGTTGTCTGGCAAGATAAAATGGTTGGCGGCATGCTCAAGAGCCTCATGGGATCGTTCGTGATGGTCTTCCTCATGATGATCGTTTTGTTCCGTTCCTTTATTTACGGTTTGCTTAGCATGGTGCCGCTTACCATCACCATTCTCTTTACCTACGGCTTCATTGGCTTTGCAGGCAAAGATTACGACATGCCCGTGGCGGTGCTCTCTTCGCTCACCCTTGGCTTGTCTGTCGACTTTGCAATTCATTTTCTTGAGCGGAGTCGAGATATTCATGGTGAGTTTGGAGATTGGAAAAAAACGATGGCTTTGATGTTCAAAGAACCTGGTCGTGCGATAGCGCGAAATGCTATCGTTATTGCGATTGGCTTTTTGCCACTCCTTGCTGCGCCACTGGTTCCTTACAAAACCGTTGGCGTCTTGATGGCAGCAATCATGGCTGTCTCGAGCGTGGTCACTATCGTCGTACTTCCTGCCATCATGAGTCATTTGACTCGATGGCTAGGCAAGAACCCTAGCAAGGCAGCAAACGTGAACTTAAGCCCTTCGGGTGTTTCGCTCGGAACATCCAAATAA
- a CDS encoding helix-turn-helix transcriptional regulator: protein MKKRMNSGTFAAVAQRFRILGVPLRLQILQQLSDGEQSVSELVQATGSSQPNVSKHLATLLSHGFVKRAQRGNTAFYTVTDKTIFELCDLVCGTIENSLARQKEMLEG, encoded by the coding sequence ATGAAAAAACGCATGAATTCAGGTACTTTTGCTGCTGTAGCCCAACGTTTTCGCATTCTTGGGGTGCCTCTGCGCCTGCAGATTCTGCAGCAACTGTCGGACGGGGAACAAAGTGTCTCGGAGCTGGTTCAGGCCACCGGAAGCTCACAGCCCAATGTCTCCAAGCACCTGGCAACGCTACTTTCGCATGGCTTTGTAAAACGTGCCCAACGCGGAAACACGGCCTTTTATACGGTTACCGACAAAACGATCTTCGAGCTTTGCGACCTGGTGTGCGGAACCATCGAAAATAGCCTGGCCCGGCAAAAAGAGATGCTGGAGGGCTAG
- a CDS encoding glutamate--tRNA ligase encodes MPQTVRVRFAPSPTGYLHIGGVRTALFSWLWAKKNGGKFILRIEDTDQERSTEQSVQCILDSMRWLGLDWDEGPEVGGEHGPYFQTQRLDIYATYAERLIAQGKAYRCYCTKEDLAAAREAHAKSGTRAAFKYPGTCRDIKDDASKKHVVRFIAPTTGSTGWVDLVKGRIDVPNDTQQDFVILRPGGIPLYNFGCVVDDAEMKITLVTRGDDHVINTPMQIMMYEAMGLKPPAFAHLPMILAPNGEKLSKRHAAVAALDYRDSGYLADGVLNYLARLGWSHGDQEIFTRDELIEKFNWEHVGSTAGRYDAKKFLYVQASHLRMLDDAQLANEVLPFLSKRGVTNPDMTVLKQAVATAKSRASTLIELAEMIDFYLLDTPVFDEKAKNKFLGAASIEALSALKDELSGLCDFSEQALEDHVKAWLEPKGYALKDIAQPARVALTGRTKSPGLFEMMAVLGKDKTMRRIEEGVMIAKSNS; translated from the coding sequence ATGCCTCAAACCGTTCGAGTTCGTTTTGCACCTTCACCCACTGGCTATCTTCACATTGGCGGCGTACGCACTGCCCTTTTTAGTTGGCTTTGGGCCAAGAAAAATGGCGGCAAGTTTATATTGCGTATTGAGGATACCGATCAAGAACGCAGCACTGAGCAAAGTGTTCAATGTATTTTGGATTCCATGCGCTGGCTTGGCCTTGACTGGGATGAAGGTCCAGAAGTTGGCGGGGAGCATGGCCCCTATTTTCAAACGCAGCGTTTGGATATCTACGCAACTTACGCTGAACGCCTGATTGCGCAAGGCAAAGCATACCGTTGCTACTGCACCAAGGAAGATCTGGCCGCTGCCCGAGAAGCACACGCTAAAAGCGGAACGCGCGCTGCCTTTAAGTATCCCGGGACCTGTCGCGATATAAAAGACGATGCCAGCAAAAAGCACGTCGTTCGCTTTATCGCACCCACCACGGGAAGCACCGGTTGGGTTGATCTGGTAAAGGGCCGCATTGATGTCCCGAACGATACACAACAAGATTTTGTGATTCTTCGCCCCGGTGGCATTCCTCTTTACAACTTTGGCTGTGTCGTGGACGACGCAGAGATGAAGATCACTCTCGTGACACGCGGGGACGATCACGTGATCAACACACCCATGCAGATCATGATGTACGAAGCAATGGGGCTCAAACCTCCGGCCTTTGCTCATCTGCCGATGATTTTGGCACCAAACGGCGAAAAGCTTTCCAAGCGCCATGCCGCGGTTGCTGCACTTGATTACCGAGATTCGGGCTATTTGGCAGATGGTGTCCTAAACTACCTTGCCCGTCTTGGTTGGTCACATGGCGATCAAGAAATTTTTACACGAGATGAGTTAATCGAGAAGTTTAATTGGGAGCATGTGGGAAGCACGGCTGGGCGCTACGATGCAAAGAAGTTTCTTTATGTACAGGCATCGCATTTGCGCATGCTCGACGATGCACAACTAGCCAACGAAGTCTTACCCTTTTTAAGTAAACGAGGAGTCACGAACCCAGACATGACGGTGCTAAAGCAAGCCGTCGCAACGGCAAAATCACGCGCGAGCACTTTGATTGAGCTTGCCGAGATGATCGACTTTTATCTACTCGATACGCCCGTGTTTGACGAAAAAGCAAAGAACAAATTTCTTGGGGCCGCAAGCATTGAAGCGCTTAGTGCACTGAAAGATGAACTATCAGGGCTCTGTGATTTTTCTGAGCAGGCACTGGAAGACCATGTTAAGGCTTGGCTTGAACCAAAAGGCTACGCTCTTAAAGATATCGCTCAACCTGCACGCGTCGCTCTTACCGGCCGCACGAAAAGCCCTGGGCTTTTTGAGATGATGGCTGTGCTTGGCAAAGACAAAACCATGCGCCGTATCGAAGAAGGCGTCATGATTGCTAAGAGCAATAGCTAA
- a CDS encoding CPBP family intramembrane metalloprotease — MGSHAIFAMVVPYCMIHFSKPFPEVCAAIIAGIVLGTLALRTKSIGLGFLLHAVVAVGMDLASLRVSDYLPEHFWPMI; from the coding sequence ATGGGATCGCATGCCATCTTTGCCATGGTAGTGCCCTATTGCATGATTCATTTTTCAAAACCTTTTCCGGAAGTGTGTGCAGCAATTATCGCTGGCATCGTATTAGGCACACTTGCTCTACGGACCAAATCCATAGGGTTAGGTTTTTTGCTCCATGCCGTGGTGGCTGTTGGGATGGATCTTGCTTCCCTTCGGGTGAGCGACTACCTGCCGGAGCATTTTTGGCCAATGATTTAG
- a CDS encoding glycosyltransferase family 2 protein, with protein sequence MQTAVISLYLVVLFILAVYGSHRGMLLYLYWKHKKSKPVAAGKFEQLPVVTVQLPMFNEMYVAERLLESITQLDYPKECLEIQVLDDSTDETTRIALEKVEELKSRGFDASYIHRTDRTGYKAGALEEGLKVSRGDYLMVFDADFVPTKSIIKNLIHYFTDKKVGMVQARWGHLNRDYSVLTRVQSMMLDGHFVIEHIARNRSGRFFNFNGTAGIWRKQAIIDAGGWEHDTLTEDMDLSFRAQLRGWRFIYVPEAIAPAEIPCEMNSFKGQQFRWAKGSAQTTKKLLFTVLRSNIPLRVKIECVFHLTNNFAYLFLVALALLQLPNMLLRRKLDNPELLLLDVPLFVMTTGSIALFYLTTHRALYRNLWEATKRLPLMMALGIGLSLNNARAVLEGLFGGESEFVRTPKHGVTSNRDAWSLKKYKAGKNLYSWIELFFGLYFVATIAIAVVTGSWVSIPFLLLFMVGFLYVGALSLHQAR encoded by the coding sequence ATGCAAACAGCTGTTATATCCCTTTATCTCGTCGTCCTTTTTATTCTTGCTGTCTACGGCTCACACCGTGGCATGCTGCTTTACCTTTATTGGAAGCACAAAAAGTCTAAGCCCGTTGCTGCTGGGAAATTTGAGCAACTTCCCGTCGTAACCGTGCAGTTGCCTATGTTCAATGAGATGTATGTGGCAGAACGTTTGCTCGAAAGCATCACTCAACTCGACTACCCCAAAGAATGTTTAGAGATTCAGGTCCTCGACGATTCAACCGACGAGACAACACGCATCGCCCTTGAAAAAGTCGAAGAACTTAAGAGCCGCGGCTTTGACGCAAGCTATATTCACCGTACGGATCGCACCGGATACAAAGCAGGCGCTCTTGAAGAGGGGCTTAAAGTTTCTCGAGGCGACTATCTAATGGTGTTCGATGCTGATTTTGTTCCCACAAAAAGCATTATTAAGAACCTCATTCATTATTTCACCGACAAGAAAGTCGGCATGGTGCAGGCCCGTTGGGGACATCTGAACCGCGACTATTCAGTGCTTACCCGTGTACAGTCCATGATGCTTGATGGCCACTTTGTCATCGAGCACATCGCGCGCAATCGTTCAGGACGCTTTTTCAACTTCAATGGCACAGCAGGTATCTGGCGTAAACAAGCTATTATCGATGCCGGCGGCTGGGAGCACGACACACTAACTGAGGATATGGATCTTAGTTTCCGTGCTCAGTTACGTGGCTGGCGTTTTATCTACGTGCCTGAAGCCATTGCTCCAGCGGAGATTCCTTGTGAAATGAACAGTTTCAAAGGTCAGCAGTTTCGGTGGGCAAAGGGCTCCGCGCAGACCACAAAGAAGCTACTATTTACCGTGCTTCGCTCCAATATCCCTTTGCGTGTCAAAATTGAATGTGTCTTTCATCTGACCAACAACTTCGCCTATTTATTCTTGGTAGCGTTAGCTCTTTTGCAGTTGCCCAACATGCTTCTAAGGCGCAAACTCGATAATCCTGAATTGCTTTTGCTCGACGTGCCGCTCTTTGTCATGACCACAGGATCAATCGCTTTATTCTACCTAACCACCCATCGCGCGCTTTACCGAAACCTTTGGGAAGCTACAAAGCGTCTTCCCTTGATGATGGCGCTCGGCATTGGCCTTTCGCTAAACAATGCCCGAGCTGTACTTGAAGGGCTTTTTGGTGGAGAGTCGGAGTTTGTCCGAACACCCAAACACGGGGTGACTTCGAACCGCGACGCCTGGAGCCTTAAGAAGTACAAAGCTGGTAAGAATCTATACAGCTGGATTGAGCTCTTTTTTGGTCTTTATTTTGTTGCAACCATCGCAATAGCAGTCGTCACGGGTTCCTGGGTAAGCATTCCTTTCTTGCTCCTGTTCATGGTCGGCTTCCTCTACGTCGGCGCATTAAGTTTGCACCAAGCACGCTGA
- a CDS encoding amidase, translating into MKNLLNHRVSGRALNLLLRSQSAKPARMALAFAMRQQLGIAELDKLPMESREALPVTVLPKARNKARALRKGEPFAPSSPSEWPRTQAFVHDLYTKHARSPEQVAKALFEEIDALDGEIPSANPFLSVDEAGVLAEAKASTERWRNNQPLGPFDGVPIAIKEQSDVSSLRTRLGTNWIETTPATEDATVVKRLRAQGALIVGHTVMTEFGMSPLGVNPQRRMPSNVHHSKHMAGGSSTGSATAVALGLCPVALGADGGGSIRIPAALNGVFGIKPTFGRIPRTGDRFDGSMNHLGPIGVSSYELALFLEAVAGDDGIDPASRGIAAYSANELLADMAQGIKGFRIGVDETLWALADPAIVSAANLALQALEDEGAEIVSISLPLAHHASAIGYLTLAPEAYASFRRLKTKANEEYGPDVRLMRAFVSEIGPDEYLAAQQLRATLRKQTSELFDQVDLIALPSTACLAPRFSNIEEMVEGVLDPESLDALCRYAFLANITGLPAGTAPIGRNADGLPFALQLMADAWDEGAVLSAMAALERTGISRSEKPARCF; encoded by the coding sequence GTGAAAAATCTTCTAAATCATAGGGTTTCGGGGCGTGCCCTTAACTTGCTTCTTCGATCGCAAAGCGCCAAGCCAGCTCGAATGGCCTTAGCGTTTGCGATGCGACAGCAATTGGGTATCGCGGAACTCGACAAACTACCTATGGAATCACGAGAAGCGCTTCCAGTAACGGTGCTGCCCAAAGCTCGAAATAAAGCGCGTGCACTAAGAAAGGGAGAACCTTTCGCCCCTTCAAGCCCCAGTGAATGGCCTCGAACCCAAGCCTTTGTTCACGACCTTTACACAAAGCACGCTCGAAGCCCCGAACAGGTCGCTAAGGCGTTATTTGAAGAAATTGATGCGCTTGATGGAGAAATACCAAGTGCAAATCCATTTTTGAGTGTTGATGAAGCGGGCGTACTTGCCGAGGCCAAAGCTTCAACGGAGCGCTGGAGAAATAATCAGCCCTTAGGTCCTTTCGATGGTGTTCCCATTGCCATCAAAGAGCAAAGCGATGTGAGCTCCTTACGTACGCGTTTAGGTACGAATTGGATTGAAACCACACCGGCGACCGAAGATGCAACCGTCGTAAAACGCCTTCGAGCACAAGGTGCGCTGATCGTTGGGCATACGGTGATGACCGAGTTTGGAATGTCCCCACTCGGCGTGAATCCGCAACGAAGGATGCCAAGCAATGTGCATCACTCAAAACACATGGCAGGTGGGAGTTCAACGGGCTCAGCCACAGCGGTTGCGCTGGGCCTTTGTCCGGTGGCGCTTGGAGCCGATGGCGGTGGATCGATTCGCATACCAGCTGCGTTAAACGGTGTGTTTGGAATCAAGCCTACCTTTGGCCGCATACCTCGTACGGGTGATCGCTTTGATGGCAGCATGAATCATCTTGGACCCATTGGAGTTAGTTCTTATGAGCTCGCCTTGTTTTTGGAAGCGGTAGCTGGTGATGACGGTATCGATCCAGCATCTCGGGGCATCGCAGCATACAGCGCCAACGAGCTTTTAGCTGACATGGCTCAAGGTATCAAAGGGTTCCGCATTGGTGTTGACGAAACGCTTTGGGCGCTGGCCGATCCTGCGATTGTTTCCGCTGCTAACCTTGCACTGCAAGCACTTGAAGACGAAGGCGCTGAAATCGTCTCGATTAGCCTGCCATTGGCTCATCATGCTTCGGCCATAGGCTATCTTACCCTTGCCCCGGAGGCCTATGCGTCGTTTAGACGTCTAAAAACCAAAGCTAACGAAGAGTACGGCCCTGACGTCAGACTTATGCGCGCTTTTGTGAGTGAGATCGGTCCAGATGAGTATCTCGCTGCCCAACAACTACGCGCGACTCTTCGCAAGCAGACTTCGGAGCTATTCGATCAAGTCGATCTCATTGCGCTTCCAAGCACTGCTTGTCTTGCTCCGCGATTTTCAAACATTGAAGAAATGGTAGAGGGCGTGCTTGATCCGGAATCGCTTGATGCACTATGTCGCTATGCTTTTCTTGCTAACATAACAGGTCTTCCGGCAGGCACAGCTCCCATCGGTCGCAATGCAGATGGTTTACCTTTTGCTTTGCAACTGATGGCAGATGCTTGGGATGAAGGTGCAGTCCTAAGCGCTATGGCAGCGCTTGAACGGACAGGAATATCCCGCTCCGAAAAACCCGCCCGTTGTTTCTAA
- the ruvC gene encoding crossover junction endodeoxyribonuclease RuvC, whose product MRVLGIDPGTRQTGWGIIEKHQRGLKGIAAGIIKAESKLNLEKRLQIIFRGVGEVIETHKPDQIAIEDMFFSHRYVQGALKLGHARGVILLAAAEHNLEVSAYSPALVKRSIAGNGQAQKDQVARMVESILGLKKLPHPDATDALAIALTHLSKIQLSSRERKIVA is encoded by the coding sequence ATGCGTGTTCTTGGCATCGATCCGGGGACTCGTCAAACCGGATGGGGCATTATCGAAAAGCATCAGCGTGGTCTAAAAGGCATTGCTGCTGGAATCATAAAGGCGGAATCAAAGCTTAATTTAGAGAAACGTCTACAGATTATATTCCGCGGCGTCGGTGAAGTTATCGAAACACACAAGCCCGACCAGATTGCAATTGAAGACATGTTTTTTTCACATCGCTATGTGCAAGGTGCATTAAAGCTTGGGCACGCCAGAGGCGTTATTCTACTGGCTGCAGCGGAACACAATCTTGAAGTATCAGCCTACTCTCCCGCACTAGTCAAGCGAAGCATTGCGGGCAATGGACAAGCTCAAAAAGATCAAGTGGCGCGGATGGTTGAATCAATTCTAGGTCTGAAAAAACTACCTCATCCCGATGCTACGGATGCGCTAGCGATTGCACTAACACACCTAAGCAAGATCCAGCTATCTAGCCGCGAACGAAAAATAGTAGCCTAA